In Rhodohalobacter barkolensis, the following proteins share a genomic window:
- a CDS encoding ABC transporter permease — MWISLFREFFADLGKQKLRSFLTIVAIAWGTLSVVLLLAFGRGLGNSLSEGLLGAGNQVIVIYGGQTSMNYEGLGIGRSIRFTEDDVDQINQAVPGIAFSSPQYGRWGARLQYGEEITNTFMEGVNPDFEIMRTMYPAGGGRFINERDVDEQRRVLFLGDEIATQLFKDEDPIGKQVKLDNMPFTVVGVMKPKMQTSMNNGPDANRAIIPYTTFRNVYGNRNVGSILVRPEDPSLQESIKTGVVSLLSSKYKFDPADEQAIPMWDFIEQEEMNQKVATGMEIFLFTVGFFTLMIAGVGVANIMFVVVKERTKEIGIKLAVGARKVHIIIQFIFESLFISFLGGSIGLAISSAIVFGVLALDMTTGAGEFLGKPQISEMAVIVTVGVLAIIGLLAGIFPALKASKVDPVESLRYE, encoded by the coding sequence ATGTGGATTTCACTTTTCAGAGAATTTTTCGCCGATTTAGGAAAACAGAAACTTCGATCCTTTTTGACGATTGTTGCCATCGCTTGGGGAACACTATCTGTTGTACTTTTATTGGCGTTTGGCCGCGGTTTGGGCAACAGTCTTTCAGAAGGACTGCTGGGTGCCGGCAATCAGGTTATTGTGATATACGGTGGCCAGACCAGCATGAATTATGAGGGCCTTGGAATTGGACGATCGATACGATTTACAGAAGATGATGTTGACCAGATTAACCAGGCCGTGCCGGGTATTGCATTCTCGAGTCCGCAATACGGCCGATGGGGCGCCCGGCTGCAGTATGGCGAGGAGATTACAAATACTTTTATGGAAGGTGTAAATCCCGATTTTGAAATTATGCGAACTATGTATCCGGCCGGTGGCGGACGATTCATTAACGAACGTGATGTGGATGAACAGCGGCGGGTACTTTTTCTTGGAGATGAGATCGCCACCCAACTATTTAAGGATGAAGATCCGATCGGCAAACAAGTTAAACTGGACAATATGCCATTTACCGTAGTTGGCGTGATGAAACCCAAAATGCAAACATCGATGAATAACGGTCCGGATGCCAACCGAGCCATCATTCCCTACACAACATTCAGAAATGTATATGGGAACCGAAATGTAGGATCTATTTTGGTACGCCCCGAAGATCCATCTCTTCAGGAATCGATTAAAACAGGTGTCGTTTCACTGCTGTCGTCCAAATATAAATTTGATCCGGCCGATGAACAGGCGATCCCCATGTGGGATTTTATCGAGCAGGAGGAGATGAATCAAAAAGTGGCCACCGGAATGGAGATTTTTCTCTTTACCGTTGGGTTTTTTACGCTGATGATTGCCGGAGTGGGCGTTGCAAATATCATGTTTGTGGTTGTGAAAGAGCGTACCAAAGAGATTGGAATCAAACTTGCGGTGGGTGCACGGAAAGTTCACATTATCATCCAATTTATATTTGAATCACTTTTCATCTCGTTTCTGGGAGGCAGTATTGGCTTGGCTATCTCATCAGCCATCGTTTTTGGAGTTTTAGCTTTGGATATGACCACCGGTGCCGGTGAATTTCTCGGAAAACCTCAGATCTCAGAAATGGCTGTAATCGTTACCGTTGGTGTACTTGCCATTATCGGCCTGCTTGCCGGAATTTTCCCCGCCCTGAAAGCCTCTAAAGTTGATCCGGTAGAATCACTTCGGTATGAGTAG
- the cysM gene encoding cysteine synthase CysM translates to MKLEELIGNTPLIELEQIPVNKDVKIYCKLEGQNPGGSVKDRAALGMINGALERGDIKPGDTLVEATSGNTGIALAMIAAMKGLEIKLLMPENATEERVKSMKAYGAEVILTPAEKTIEYSRQLAEEMAEEHGFFQLNQFANPDNYIMHEKTTGPEIWRDTDGKITHFVSAMGTTGTIMGVSRYLKSQNPDVQIVGTQPTEGSSIPGIRRWSPEYLPKIFEAERVDQIVDVSQKEATEMARRMAKEEGVFAGMSSGGALTAALKIAETLDEGVIVCITCDRGDRYLSSSLFE, encoded by the coding sequence ATGAAACTCGAAGAACTGATTGGCAATACGCCGTTGATTGAGCTGGAACAGATTCCTGTAAATAAGGATGTAAAGATCTACTGTAAGCTTGAGGGACAAAATCCCGGCGGGAGTGTGAAAGATCGTGCGGCATTGGGGATGATCAACGGAGCTTTGGAGCGGGGCGACATCAAGCCGGGAGATACTCTTGTGGAAGCAACAAGCGGAAACACCGGAATTGCCCTAGCGATGATTGCTGCGATGAAGGGGTTGGAAATAAAACTCCTGATGCCGGAGAATGCCACAGAGGAGCGCGTGAAGTCGATGAAGGCGTATGGTGCTGAGGTGATACTCACACCGGCTGAAAAGACGATTGAGTACTCCCGTCAGCTTGCTGAGGAGATGGCCGAAGAGCATGGATTTTTTCAGCTGAATCAGTTTGCCAATCCTGATAATTATATAATGCATGAAAAGACCACCGGGCCTGAAATCTGGCGTGATACAGATGGGAAGATCACTCACTTTGTTTCCGCCATGGGAACCACCGGAACCATCATGGGGGTATCAAGATATCTGAAATCTCAAAACCCGGATGTACAAATTGTGGGGACTCAGCCCACCGAAGGTTCCTCTATTCCCGGAATTCGCCGATGGTCGCCAGAATATCTGCCTAAAATTTTCGAAGCCGAGCGGGTAGATCAAATCGTGGATGTAAGCCAGAAGGAGGCAACTGAGATGGCACGGCGTATGGCGAAGGAAGAAGGAGTTTTTGCAGGAATGAGCAGTGGTGGTGCATTGACTGCAGCACTGAAAATTGCTGAGACTCTGGATGAAGGTGTAATAGTCTGTATCACCTGCGACCGGGGAGACCGGTACTTAAGTTCGTCGCTTTTTGAATAA
- the epsC gene encoding serine O-acetyltransferase EpsC: MDKEFIDELLKSHKEASKCPPPEMVIQFFDELLGVLFPEFAMDRFEDADEITQRLDELKKRLRTIFDHNKECVKSGVKDLEKDVFEALPVTRSKLLLDIEAIYMGDPAAKTRGEVIRTYPGFYAVAAHRIAHLLLKLGVNLIPRIISEHAHRQTGIDIHPGAEIGDYFCIDHGTGIVIGETTIIGSKVKIYQGVTLGGLSVKKEDAKKKRHPTIKDNVVLYAGATILGGETVIGENSIIGGNVWLTKSVPANSKIYYQAKMTNTEGKTDTITFK, encoded by the coding sequence ATGGATAAAGAGTTTATTGATGAGCTTTTAAAGTCACACAAAGAGGCCTCCAAATGCCCGCCACCGGAAATGGTGATCCAGTTTTTTGATGAGCTTCTTGGGGTTCTGTTTCCTGAATTTGCCATGGATCGGTTTGAAGATGCCGATGAAATCACTCAACGACTTGATGAACTGAAAAAGAGACTGAGGACCATCTTTGATCACAATAAGGAGTGCGTTAAGAGCGGGGTGAAGGATTTGGAGAAGGATGTTTTTGAAGCGTTGCCGGTAACCCGATCCAAACTGTTGCTGGATATTGAGGCGATCTATATGGGTGATCCCGCCGCAAAGACTCGTGGAGAGGTAATTAGAACGTATCCCGGATTTTATGCTGTTGCGGCACACAGAATCGCTCACCTTTTGCTAAAGCTTGGTGTTAATTTAATCCCTCGCATTATTTCGGAGCATGCTCACCGCCAAACAGGTATCGATATTCACCCGGGAGCAGAGATTGGCGACTACTTCTGTATTGATCACGGCACCGGAATTGTGATTGGCGAAACGACAATTATCGGTTCAAAAGTAAAAATCTACCAAGGGGTGACACTAGGTGGATTGAGTGTGAAGAAGGAAGATGCCAAGAAAAAACGTCACCCTACTATAAAAGATAATGTGGTGCTCTATGCCGGGGCAACTATTTTGGGCGGTGAAACGGTGATCGGCGAGAACAGCATTATTGGCGGTAATGTTTGGCTGACCAAAAGTGTGCCGGCAAACTCAAAAATTTACTACCAGGCGAAGATGACGAACACTGAAGGTAAAACGGATACGATAACGTTTAAGTGA
- a CDS encoding ABC transporter permease yields MTLLNHIAELFRNLNQQRLRSFLTIFGIMWGTATLILLLAFGMGFRDQTVLNMRGMGDQLAIMFPGQTTKAFEGYGIGRPIRYRESDAQLLQDQIADINIATPEYMSGIEISNGDRRRNSQVGGVYPVYQDLRNVFEEPGGRWLNENDIKDRRRVIFLGNRLAENLFEDEDPVGKQVFVRDTPFTVIGVLQDKIQNSSYSQRDMDRSFIPATTFSAMMGTDLINNILYVPKDPSLAKQVQDQVYEVMGRKHRFDPSDRDALGIWDTNEFWDFINVLFLGINGFLGLIGFFTLAVGGIGVANIMFVVVQERMKEIGIRRSVGAKRHHIMGQFFVETFMIIGMGAAAGYGIGWLLVEATQNIPIKEFVGAPYFSPEVGLIAFAVLGFVGFAAGMLPAWRASRLDIVECLRR; encoded by the coding sequence ATGACTCTTTTAAACCATATCGCCGAACTTTTTCGAAATCTCAATCAACAGAGATTGAGAAGTTTTCTTACCATTTTCGGCATCATGTGGGGTACTGCCACGCTGATTCTGCTTCTGGCTTTCGGGATGGGTTTTCGTGACCAAACCGTACTTAATATGCGTGGCATGGGCGATCAGCTGGCCATTATGTTTCCGGGACAAACCACGAAAGCATTTGAAGGTTATGGCATTGGCCGGCCCATTCGCTACCGGGAGTCGGATGCACAGCTTCTTCAGGATCAGATTGCGGACATCAATATTGCTACTCCGGAATATATGAGTGGAATTGAAATTTCGAATGGAGACAGACGCAGAAACTCCCAGGTTGGCGGTGTCTATCCGGTTTATCAGGATCTGCGCAACGTTTTTGAAGAGCCCGGAGGCCGCTGGCTCAATGAGAATGACATCAAAGATCGAAGACGAGTCATTTTTCTGGGGAATCGCTTGGCTGAAAACCTTTTTGAAGATGAAGACCCGGTTGGAAAACAGGTTTTTGTCCGCGACACTCCGTTTACGGTAATAGGAGTTCTGCAGGATAAAATTCAAAATTCATCCTATTCCCAGCGCGATATGGACCGATCATTTATACCCGCCACAACTTTTTCAGCCATGATGGGTACAGATCTGATTAACAATATTCTGTATGTACCCAAAGATCCTTCATTGGCAAAACAGGTTCAGGATCAGGTGTATGAAGTAATGGGCCGTAAACACCGCTTTGATCCGTCAGACCGGGATGCACTCGGAATCTGGGATACCAACGAATTCTGGGATTTTATAAATGTTCTCTTTTTGGGAATCAACGGATTCCTGGGACTCATCGGATTTTTCACCCTAGCCGTGGGTGGTATCGGCGTGGCAAACATTATGTTTGTAGTGGTTCAGGAGCGGATGAAGGAGATTGGTATTCGAAGATCCGTTGGTGCTAAACGACATCATATCATGGGTCAATTTTTTGTGGAAACCTTTATGATCATTGGGATGGGTGCAGCAGCCGGGTACGGAATTGGCTGGCTGTTGGTTGAAGCAACACAAAACATCCCAATCAAAGAGTTTGTCGGCGCTCCCTACTTCTCACCTGAGGTTGGCCTTATTGCCTTCGCCGTGCTTGGGTTTGTAGGTTTTGCTGCAGGTATGCTTCCGGCCTGGCGCGCTTCCCGCCTTGATATTGTTGAATGTTTAAGGAGATAA